The window GTGGAGGGCGGCCTCCTCGTTGGCGACGACGTGCCCGGCGAGCGACTGAGCCAGCCACGACAGCAGAAAAATCCCGCCCATGACGAGCAGGAGAGAGTTGGAGTAGAGCCAGAGCCGGACGCCCCGGACACGTGCCCACGACGGGGAGTCGGGGCGCGCGAACTCCCCGACGAGCTGCTCCGCATCCGAGCCGACGCCCTCGTCCCCCGGTTTCTTCGACTCCGGAGAACCGCGCTGGACCAGCCAGATCGTCGCGAAGATGAACATGAAGAACTGCAGGAACTCCGACTGCCAGTTCTCGGCGACGTCGACGAGGAAGCTGGACGAGCTGATGTAGTCGAGATAACCGACCGGTGCCGCACCGTGCTGTGCGAGCTGCTCGGTCTCGTACGCGTGGCCGGCGATCGACTGCCCGACCAGGGTCAGGAGGAAGAGCCCGAGGAACGCGAGGCTGAGTCCGTTGTCGCGAAGGAAGGTGCGCGCGCTCATCATCCCGTCACCGCCCCGCCAGCGGCAGGACGATCATGACGGCGAGACCGGCGGCGATGATCAGGACCAGGGTCCAGAACATCGCTCGCCCACCGGGCACCGGACCAGTACTCATCCCAGCTCCTTCCGCGCAGCTTCCGGACCTCGACCTTAAACATTGTCAGTGACCGGGGCGGCAGGGAGATCTAGCCGGCCCCCTCGACAGCGTCGCCTCGGACGTCGCTGGGCGGGACCGGTTCGGCCAGGAACGCATCGATCGCCTCAGGCGTCGGGAACGTCGTGACGTCCGGCCCCGCGAACAGGTGCACCAGCGAGTACGCGATGTCGCGAACCGCGATGTTCGCCGCGTTCGAGGCCTGGCGCAGCAGGTCGAACGCAGCCTTCTCCTCGACGCCGTGCACCACCATGAGCACGCCCTTGGCCTGCTCGATCACCGCACTCCGCTCGGCCGACGCACGGATGGAGGCCGTCGCCTCCCGGGCTGCCGCCTCCCGGTGCGATTCCGTGACGTCGATGAAGTAGCCGAACAGCTCGGTGACCCGGCCCGTGCCAGGATCGCGCCGACCCTGCCCGGTGACGGCGAGCGTCCGGATGTTGCCCTTGGCGTCGAGAATGCGGTGCACCGAGCTGAACGTCTGTCCGGTCGCGGCCGCATGCCGCAGCACGCCGTCGACCCGCCCCCGGTCGTCGGGGTGCTTGTGGGACAGCATGAGGGGAGTCGTGGGCACGATCTCGCCGGGCTCGAAGCCGTGCATCACGTACACCTCGTCCGACCACGCCCACTCGCCCGTCGCGAGGTCCAGTCGGTACCGGCCGACCGGCGGGCGACCTCCCCCTTCGAGCAATTGCTCGACCATTCGGTCCAGCGGCGGCCCATCAGGCATCTGCGCAGAGTTCACGGAACACCTTCCAGGGCGAGTTCGGCCAACCAGCGCTGCGAACACTACCGACATTCGCGCTAGATCAGTGCACGGCGCCCGCGACGGGCGGACCCGGTTTCACACCGGGTCGGTGCGCCGCCGCCGGGTAAGCATCGCGTCG is drawn from Promicromonospora sp. Populi and contains these coding sequences:
- a CDS encoding DUF6766 family protein, which gives rise to MSARTFLRDNGLSLAFLGLFLLTLVGQSIAGHAYETEQLAQHGAAPVGYLDYISSSSFLVDVAENWQSEFLQFFMFIFATIWLVQRGSPESKKPGDEGVGSDAEQLVGEFARPDSPSWARVRGVRLWLYSNSLLLVMGGIFLLSWLAQSLAGHVVANEEAALHGAPAQAWAQYVVSPEFWNRTLQNWQSEFLAVGAMVTFAIFLRQRGSSESKPVGTPHHTTSVEAD
- a CDS encoding PAS and ANTAR domain-containing protein, producing the protein MPDGPPLDRMVEQLLEGGGRPPVGRYRLDLATGEWAWSDEVYVMHGFEPGEIVPTTPLMLSHKHPDDRGRVDGVLRHAAATGQTFSSVHRILDAKGNIRTLAVTGQGRRDPGTGRVTELFGYFIDVTESHREAAAREATASIRASAERSAVIEQAKGVLMVVHGVEEKAAFDLLRQASNAANIAVRDIAYSLVHLFAGPDVTTFPTPEAIDAFLAEPVPPSDVRGDAVEGAG